The following proteins are co-located in the Cryptosporidium parvum Iowa II chromosome 6, whole genome shotgun sequence genome:
- a CDS encoding protein with sec7+ TBC domains (domain in Tre-2, BUB2p, and Cdc16p. probable Rab-GAPs) — MSPRALKKGVQIMEAENVPNISSNVCSENFNSSDFENQNKNQSTTQVRALSQESEFEVSVNFSENPITTFSYVPEQDSCQNHSNFSSKSFSTLEPEQIRFASNSSSASLPVMRISQDWSGSAINRSPDGNQPVIPSLTAKKIRQILMASRISNSFQLKSETGGVTSNQQSKHNSAQSIKSIDTTSENSPSFKSFGVSNETKRKTSNSSHVFQNHPNLNSDEYNHYNSSIDCQYHKAHQKSGSFASSNTKRRYNIHQGVSSDIFCSQPYISQGQCHMDILKEEIQLMEQLEQGVLLFNNSPEEGISYLIEHKLVEDDPLYIANFILHTDFLDKRKVGELLGGHSNLSLSILNNYVHLFNTNSLEPDIALRYFLSRFFLPGESQMVYRILERFSVSYIRDNPTTLYTSDQIHTLCYALVMLNTSLHNSHVRTKMSKQEFITMCMHSNLPVTSTQLENMYDRVAENELKPLLSPSEKVYGRLSRDPKVLRSKQVSQVSPTLLQKGTIFRRFSNKNSSHTIIAWISSDSKFFCWKKVRSKSSHLLNPSNFVSNMSLKLSKLVNYNKKRLSRPLNNNSINNNKAMDSNIFLRDENLFDNQSCILTRHSRITSRIRRAFGMDISDLSCILLDDIVDINVGVSSKIHLDRKSSKILRKGKTSSTLSKNNANHLQSELESKCFSLITRSGESINLCSLDSTFPSLLIWVRFFHQTILKNQETKEAKEAQDGNVMTVYGIPIIDKGIESDLLRVWHHGIFIQWENHWSLNSFINLCNTELPNAVSLSNKEVLSSNSNSNSISTLFDLHQYNSCADNNPTGSILQEIVSGQKENLNSNTNSWKSKSKMSSNPQKMAWIHNKKNKYKASVPKSTFSWKIMSIFSFLKLKKPKYAPPSHNLHNKYINYQAPISHLILHLWVNNIPCSYRGILWNISVGNNLQIQAATFNHLLRLRSNFLTDLSESICPSACGEMQMCMHAYFEGGPLKEAFFIHLKRFHRDISNVFPELHSFFIGAGAVLGYRIWDKMKSKQKAKYIEQKQMANEQSDSTFMTVPSPLGGLSPISQSHINRKILEDDEDSELESVLLFFNDNPSIYRIDQSTKILVECFILYRPDIGYVEGMSHIAMILLLFNINLMEAFKTFTNLLHNSFFLDMFMLNHRNVKMRLDFFDMLFKELMPSLAYHFDLLSITSDTYLISWLTSLFSTCIPIQVIPKVWDSLFLFGEPYAFQVALGVLKYHEHKLIMTSFEGCISILHSIPSTFDYRRFNRTLEQFNGTISHRFGLWLAAQRLSEQKTELLEELF; from the coding sequence ATGTCTCCACGGGCCTTAAAAAAGGGAGTACAAATCATGGAAGCTGAGAATGTTCCGAATATCTCATCAAATGTTTGCTCTGAAAACTTTAATAGTAGTGATTTTGAGAATCAGAACAAAAACCAATCTACGACTCAAGTTAGAGCCTTATCTCAAGAATCTGAATTTGAAGTTAGTGTAAACTTCTCCGAAAATCCCATAACAACCTTCAGCTATGTTCCAGAACAAGATTCTTGTCaaaatcattcaaatttCTCCTCTAAAAGTTTTTCAACACTTGAACCAGAACAAATTAGATTTGCAAGTAATTCAAGTTCTGCTAGTCTTCCTGTTATGAGGATCTCACAAGATTGGTCTGGTTCAGCTATTAATAGAAGTCCTGACGGAAATCAGCCTGTCATACCATCACTAACAGCAAAAAAGATCAGGCAAATCTTAATGGCTTCCAGaatatcaaattcattCCAACTGAAATCTGAAACTGGCGGAGTTACTTCCAATCAACAAAGTAAACATAACTCAGCTCAATCTATAAAATCCATTGATACTACTTCAGAAAATTCTCCTTCATTTAAAAGTTTTGGTGTATCAAATgaaacaaaaagaaaaaccAGTAATAGTTCTCATGTCTTTCAAAACCACCCTAACTTGAATTCAGATGAATACAACCACTATAATTCTTCTATTGATTGTCAATATCATAAAGCTCACCAAAAGTCTGGATCTTTTGCATCCTCTAACACTAAAAGGAGGTATAATATACACCAAGGAGTAAGTTCAGATATCTTCTGTTCACAACCATACATCTCTCAAGGACAATGCCACATGGATATacttaaagaagaaatacaGTTAATGGAACAACTTGAACAGGGAGTATTACTTTTCAATAACTCACCAGAAGAAGgaatttcttatttaattGAACATAAACTTGTTGAAGATGATCCTTTATATATTGCAAACTTTATTCTTCATACTGATTTCTTGGATAAACGTAAAGTTGGAGAGCTTCTAGGAGGACATTCAAACCTCTCTTTAAGTATACTCAATAATTATGTTCACTTATTTAATACTAATTCTTTGGAACCTGATATTGCTTTAAGATATTTCTTATCTAGATTCTTTCTTCCAGGAGAATCCCAAATGGTTTATAGAATACTAGAGAGGTTCTCTGTTAGTTATATTAGAGACAATCCAACAACTTTATATACCTCTGATCAGATCCATACACTTTGTTATGCTTTGGTAATGTTAAATACATCCTTACATAATTCTCATGTAAGAACAAAAATGTCCAAACaagaatttattacaatGTGTATGCATTCAAATCTTCCAGTAACAAGTACTCAACTTGAAAATATGTACGATAGAGTTGCTGAAAATGAACTTAAACCATTATTATCTCCATCTGAAAAAGTATATGGAAGACTTTCTAGAGATCCAAAAGTCTTAAGATCTAAACAAGTATCTCAAGTTAGTCCAACTCTTCTTCAAAAAGGAACAATCTTTAGAAGAttctcaaataaaaatagttCTCATACAATAATTGCTTGGATATCTTCAGATTCAAAATTCTTCTGTTGGAAGAAAGTTAGAAGTAAATCAAGTCACTTATTAAATCCAAGTAATTTTGTTAGTAATATGTCTCTTAAACTTAGTAAACTGGTTAATTATAACAAGAAACGTCTCTCTAGacctttaaataataatagtattaacaataataaagcAATGGATTCGAATATCTTTCTAAGAGATGAAAATCTGTTTGATAACCAAAGCTGTATTTTAACCAGACATTCAAGAATTACAAGTAGAATCCGTAGAGCTTTTGGAATGGACATTTCTGATTTATCTTGTATTCTTTTGGATGATATTGTGGATATTAATGTGGGAGTATCAAGTAAAATCCATTTAGATCGAAAATCCAGTAAAATCTTAAGAAAAGGAAAGACCAGTTCAACCTTATCCAAAAATAATGCAAACCACTTACAAAGTGAACTGGAATCCAAATGTTTCTCACTGATAACTCGCTCAGGGGAATCCATTAATCTCTGTTCATTAGATTCTACTTTTccatcattattaatatggGTCAGATTCTTTCACCAAACTATTCttaaaaatcaagaaaCCAAAGAAGCTAAAGAAGCTCAAGATGGTAATGTAATGACAGTTTATGGAATCCCAATTATAGATAAAGGAATTGAAAGTGACTTATTAAGAGTATGGCACCATGGAATCTTTATTCAATGGGAAAATCACTGGAGcttaaattcatttatcAACTTATGTAATACTGAACTTCCTAATGCAGTTTCCCTCTCAAATAAGGAAGTTTTATCATCCAACTCAAATTCGAATTCTATTTCCACACTGTTTGATTTACACCAATATAATTCATGTGCCGACAATAATCCCACAGGTAGTATTCTTCAAGAAATAGTTTCTGGCCAAAAagagaatttgaattctAATACTAATAGCTGgaaatcaaaatcaaaaatgtCCTCGAATCCCCAAAAAATGGCTTGGAttcataataaaaagaacAAATATAAAGCTTCTGTACCAAAATCAACATTCTCATGGAAAATAATGAGTATATTTAGCTTTTTGAAGCTTAAAAAGCCAAAATATGCACCCCCAAGTCATAATTTacataataaatatattaattatcaGGCGCCTATTTCTCACCttattcttcatttatGGGTTAACAATATTCCTTGTTCATATAGAGGAATCTTATGGAATATTTCTGTAGGAAataatcttcaaattcaagcTGCCACTTTTAACCATCTTTTAAGACTCAGAAGTAATTTTCTGACAGACCTGTCAGAGTCAATCTGCCCCTCAGCATGTGGGGAAATGCAAAtgtgcatgcatgcatacTTTGAAGGCGGGCCATTGAAAGAGGCATTTTTCATACACCTTAAAAGGTTTCATAGAGATATATCGAATGTATTTCCAGAACTTCATTCATTCTTTATTGGAGCTGGAGCAGTACTAGGATACAGAATTTGGGACAAAATGAAATCTAAACAAAAAGCAAAATATATAGAACAGAAACAAATGGCTAATGAACAATCAGATTCTACATTTATGACAGTTCCTTCACCATTAGGCGGGCTCTCTCCAATTTCCCAATCTCATATTAATAGGAAAATTCTggaagatgatgaagattcAGAACTTGAGAgtgtattattattttttaatgacAATCCGAGTATATATAGAATAGACCAGAGTACTAAGATTTTGGTTGAATGTTTTATATTGTATAGGCCTGATATAGGTTATGTTGAGGGGATGAGTCATATTGCAATGATTCTTttgttatttaatattaatttgatgGAAGCATTTAAAACCTTTACTAACCTTTTGCATAACAGCTTCTTCTTAGATATGTTTATGCTTAATCATAGAAATGTTAAAATGAGATTGGATTTCTTTGATAtgttatttaaagaattaatgcCTTCTTTGGCTTatcattttgatttattaagtATTACATCAGACACATACTTAATTTCATGGTTGacttctttattttcaacatGTATTCCAATACAAGTTATTCCAAAGGTTTGGGattctctttttctttttggaGAACCATATGCATTCCAAGTTGCTCTTGGTGTTCTTAAGTACCATGAACATAAGCTGATTATGACATCATTTGAAGGATGTATATCCATCCTTCATAGTATTCCATCTACCTTCGACTATAGAAGATTCAATCGTACTCTTGAGCAGTTTAATGGAACTATTTCTCATAGATTTGGTCTCTGGCTTGCTGCACAAAGGCTTTCTGAGCAAAAAACAGAACTACTAGAAGAgctattttaa
- a CDS encoding dual specificity phosphatase, signal peptide, with product MENHRAIEYNRLLNESRDVASLIKKGKELECKPISNKKLFNICQLLLCKNLKEIEKNSASIIDNEPVVICDIRTKNQIIKSRTKINGSIECNSLDRVKRIFPESNRNQSSEIIGIKRKHVIIYDFEGRLTNTSDLEISQREVLEYLKKCIQSIKSIYLLKNGYSSFSLEFPYICCSIDAECISSIKSIKNIPQNLKSKIIASIEYPLVISWGETYKIYLGNVFQSVHPQILKSLGIKTIMDFTPNKIKSASNNEVRIIHVNNSESKIPIEDEYLIYSNLPIEETIKSFKELEESNPDPKDIFPIMIVGTRVTNETVSIASVIVSYLRKMQITATLIFTLNQIGLDNNIISPTENEDIFKLLHPSNSQIAQMISFNFP from the coding sequence atggAGAACCATAGAGCAATAGAATATAATCGACTTTTGAATGAATCAAGAGACGTTGCTAGCCTTATTAAGAAAGGCAAGGAGCTGGAATGTAAGCCAATCTCTAACAAGaagttatttaatatttgtcaACTCTTACTTTGcaagaatttaaaagaaattgaaaagaattcaGCTTCCATTATTGATAATGAGCCAGTAGTAATTTGTGATATTAGaacaaaaaatcaaataataaaatcaagGACTAAAATAAATGGCTCAATTGAATGTAATAGTTTAGATAGGgttaaaagaatatttccAGAATCCAATAGAAATCAAAGCTCtgaaattattggaataaagagaaaacatgtaataatttatgACTTTGAAGGAAGACTTACAAATACCAGTGATTTAGAAATCTCACAAAGAGAAGTATTGGAATACTTGAAAAAATGTATACAATCAATTAAATCCATTtacttattaaaaaatggatattcttcatttagTCTTGAATTTCCATATATATGTTGTAGTATAGATGCCGAATGTATTTCAagtattaaatcaataaaaaacaTCCCCCAGAATCTAAAATCAAAGATTATTGCTTCAATAGAATATCCACTTGTTATCAGCTGGGGTGAAACTTATAAAATTTATCTTGGAAATGTTTTTCAAAGTGTTCATCCTCAGATTCTTAAAAGTTTGGGAATAAAAACTATTATGGATTTTActccaaataaaataaaatcagCAAGTAATAATGAAGTAAGAATTATTCATGtaaataattcagaatCCAAAATTCCCATAGAGGatgaatatttgatttattctAATTTACCAATTGAAGAAACAATTAAATCGTTCAAAGAACTTGAAGAAAGTAATCCAGATCCAAAGGATATATTCCCAATAATGATTGTTGGGACAAGAGTTACAAATGAAACTGTATCAATTGCATCAGTTATAGTATCTTACCTCAGAAAAATGCAAATTACCGCAACACTAATATTTACTCTTAACCAAATAGGGCTTGATAATAACATAATAAGTCCCactgaaaatgaagatatcTTCAAATTACTTCATCCATCAAATTCACAAATTGCTCAAATGATTAGTTTTAACTTTCCTTAG
- a CDS encoding hypothetical protein (transcripts identified by EST): protein LLKNYIINYLNYHFFTSINIIIIIIIQMSSSFLSASSSISRNSQILPNYFFQNGSLNEGLGNIPVEHNNESKVSNIVSSSSSNSNQPPLLSNSDNHVRYTPIHSLTGAPIYNSISMGSDEYSERLRMSNELRKSQQFKRTQGKAPSPLISSSSSSPSPSPSPLSSQKNSCILSQCSSISNGSLLGVLGDYYKVERYNTLANERRANNSKVVVRDEKILNSISKNIVNNIPSSHNNIVGVNESNDQLKSMFSIKSSERKESNNKVKENALIQEFKRNSGSLVNNKRPLFSEELSPITCMNNTCSNIKGAINILGITGKIFMDVLFQLVNAFDLDNREIPNYNNKNKFENMPHFPVSSIEIPPDTIILQCFDCGLIYYTDLPLNKQQLGTIGILDPKPVEFGKGDSDEIIYGISNRNSPYYCWGNLEPRDLSPNQIEFLRKIDLRKQNRFSHQDLVDLYYYRFRRDRRFDESFPSFVQSDPQLHLYKFYRETMHGAYNGNKTPLPELGNHFLPSPWSENRIEGNGYKKSSKYSSSSRSTDNKNNFEKDQDGFIILPKFDPPSEKPSEYDLVHKPDNSHVFPFILDIL, encoded by the coding sequence ttattaaagaattatataataaattacttaaatTATCACTTTTTTActtcaattaatataataataataataataatacaaatgagctcatcttttttatcagcttcttcttctatttcaaGAAATAGTCAAATATTACCAAActatttctttcaaaatgGATCTTTAAATGAAGGATTAGGAAATATTCCTGTTGAACataataatgaatcaaaAGTTTCTAATATTGTATCATCTTCCAGTTCAAATTCTAACCAACCTCCTTTATTATCTAATAGTGATAATCATGTTAGATATACTCCAATTCATTCATTAACAGGAGCTCCAATATATAATAGTATTAGTATGGGAAGTGATGAATATAGTGAAAGATTAAGAATGAGCAATGAATTAAGAAAAAGTCaacaatttaaaagaaCTCAAGGTAAAGCGCCATCACcattaatatcttcatcatcatcatcgCCCTCGCCATCTCCATCGCCATTATCATCACAAAAAAATTCATGTATTCTTAGTCAATGCAGTAGTATTAGTAATGGTAGTCTTCTAGGAGTTTTAGGAGACTATTATAAAGTTGAAAGATATAATACTTTGGCAAATGAAAGAAGAGCTAATAATTCCAAAGTTGTTGTTAGAGATGAAAAAATACTTAACTCTATTagtaaaaatattgttaataatatacCATCATCtcataataatattgttgGTGTAAATGAATCCAATGATCAATTAAAGTCCATGTTTAGTATTAAATCTtcagaaagaaaagaatcaaataataaagtaaaagaaaatgctttaattcaagaatttaaaaGGAATAGTGGATCATTagtcaataataaaagacCATTATTTAGTGAAGAATTATCTCCAATTACTTGTATGAATAATACTTGTTCGAATATTAAAGGagcaataaatatattaggTATTACAGGGAAAATATTTATGGatgtattatttcaattagTTAATGCCTTTGATTTAGATAATAGagaaattccaaattataataataaaaacaaatttgaaaatatgcCACATTTCCCAGTATCTTCAATAGAAATACCACCTGATACTATTATACTTCAATGTTTTGATTGTGGATTAATTTACTATACAGATTTACCATTAAATAAGCAACAACTTGGTACTATTGGTATTTTAGATCCAAAACCTGTAGAATTTGGTAAGGGAGATTCtgatgaaataatatatgGGATTTCAAATAGAAATTCACCATATTATTGTTGGGGGAATTTGGAGCCAAGAGATTTATCACCAAATCAAATAGAATTCTTAAGAAAGATTGATCTTAGAAAACAAAATAGATTTTCTCATCAAGATCTTGTTGacttgtattattataGATTTCGTAGAGATAGAAGATTTGATGAAAGTTTTCCAAGTTTTGTACAATCTGATCCTCAGCTTCATctttataaattttataGAGAAACAATGCATGGTGCATATAATGGTAATAAAACACCATTACCAGAACTTGGAAATCACTTTTTACCATCACCTTGGAGTGAAAATAGGATAGAAGGAAATGGTTATAAGAAATCCAGTAAatattcatcatcttcaagAAGTACtgataataagaataattttgagaaaGATCAAGatggatttattattcttccAAAATTTGATCCTCCTTCAGAAAAGCCAAGTGAATATGATCTTGTACATAAACCAGATAATTCTCATGTTTTTCCATTTATTTTAGATATTCTATAA